The genomic region ATCGAGGAAAACAGATCCATTCATACACAGGAAAACATAGTCAATTTAATATCCTTATAGAATCTAACGAGATAAAGAACCATTTAACATGGCAAAATGTTATCGTTACTAATTGATACGTGATGTGGAATTATCAGAGATGGATACATGGACAAGGACATTTCAGGACATCGATGATAATATTCAAGAAACATGACCCCAAACTCTAAATATGGCTGTTCTGGACCAAGCTACAACGATATGTACCTATCTAAATGATGATCGTTTTAATCAAGCCTTTATAATCAACGTGTACGGATTAATTCAAAAGCAATGGTCAAAATACTTTAACTTCGACAATCACAATACAATTACAATGAAGTATTACTAGGTTGTGCACCGTTTGTAAGCGATGCGCATGTCTATACCGAACAAGGCAATCAAAGACGATTTCAACGTGGTCTTCGACCAGAGTACTGGAGAACTGGTTGTTTTAAAGAGTGCATTTTTGCGATTTGCGTCAAAAACGGTAAAATACCGATTTTATCTTTTGAGGTTTGGATACCAGTGTTATTCATTATATTGATTCTAGTACACgtataataatgattttttcacaatttaatTTTGGTGAAAGTTTAAATGCGGACACATGATCGGTTACGCGGTATACATGTACGAAGCTGCCTGGAAAAACACTTCTTCtgaagacaccaacagacagggtcatacctggggggggggggggggggggggggggggggggatgtcaagtggggacaccaacagtcagggtcatacctGGGGGATGTCAAGTCAAATCTAAAAGTCACAGAGTTATACAAAGTTAATTAATCAATTTCCTTTCTCATATTAATTGAGCCTTTTGGTATGCAAATAGGAGGTGTGCAGTCCATTCTTTAATGTGATGAAATCAGAAATAAAGTcttgtaaatattgataaattcccaaaatcagCTGGTTATAATTATTCAGAGTGATATGAAGTGAGAGCTTGAAATACTGAATTGTATTTCACTAATGTGGTAATTTGATGACATTTTAGAGTACAATGAcagattatacatgtaactaccGTGTACATCTTTGCTGAAACAAAACCATTAATACATCTCTCTGAAATCTTCACACATTCAGAAAAATCTAAACAGCATTTTCCTGTAGTTTCATCAACActgtatgtaaaataaaacagtacaattgtaatgatattatacattttaatttaatttctttattccCTTTTATGTTTGGCCTTGTGATGTTTTTTCACTTTGCCATTCTCTCCTTTCTTCTTTTCCTTGTAATGTTTATTCTTGTGTTTTTTCCTTCTTTCATCAGGATCACTATTCTGTTTGTGTCTCTTTTTTCTATGATCAGTGTCACTAACATGTTTGTGGTTCTTTTTTCTATGATCAGTGTCACTAACATGTTTGTGGTTCTTTTTTCTCTCATCAGTGTCATTATTGTGCTTAATTTTTCTTTTCCTATCGTGACTATAATCAGATCCCCTATCAGCTATCCGGCCCTTGAAGTCCTTTCTTTCCTTGTCATAGTCTACACTGACATGAGAGGATTTCAATCTTTTCACTTTCTTCTTCCTGTGagttttgtgatgttttttCTTCTTGGATGATTTCGTTCCTTCATCTAAATCAGAAGagtctgatgatgatgatgtctgTTCAATCAAATCCTTCAGCTGTTGAATTCTTAAACAAAGATAATTATATGAAGAAAGACGAAATGTCATATTTGACCTAATAGATGCACTATGCTTTTACAATAACACAAAAATGGTGTGCATAATAAAACCATGTACTGGGAAAACGTTCCATGTGAAATATGGGAGGAATAAAATGGGTTTTTCTATTGCAAATCTTTATTTAGTTCAATCTAGAGTCTAGTTAAAAGGCTGAAGATTATATTCACAGATCAGAGAGGTAACATACTTTATGTTTTTCCTGAAAAAAGTTGGGGGTGTGCTGGAGGGGCAGATGCATTCAATAGATCAAATACAGTAACAAATCATTGCTTAGAGATTTTAAACACTTACCATTCTATTATCAAAATGCTAAAGTTGAAAAGTAATTAGCGATATGAATGGATGCCTTCTTACACACAAAATTCTACTGCACTTCCAAAGTGAAAAATAATCagtgtaaatatttttgttttagtgtAATTTAAGACATTCTTCAATCACAATGCAATTAGCTGTTTGAGACCTAATTGTACACTAACAAAACATCAGGGATTTACCTTATAAAACAGTTTTCAGGGATATGTTTCCATGTGAAATATGTATAGACAAAAAATTAAGTGTCTTTCCtttaatttctttttgcaaAGAGTAATCAGACTTTATTGACATATCAATGAAGTAAGAAACTTTATTATGGACTAAAATTAAATGTACCCATCCATTTTCCATCCTCTATCCCAAAAAGAGATGGCATTCACTAATAGGTTAAAAGTTAATAAGTTAAAATTGGTCATTTCTATGTATGTCAGAAGTTTCATAAAGAACACTAATAAA from Pecten maximus chromosome 11, xPecMax1.1, whole genome shotgun sequence harbors:
- the LOC117337414 gene encoding putative uncharacterized protein DDB_G0292636 codes for the protein MLTEDSSQNDDVGERDKKRKSLQCWSCRGYGHRAGDRKCPKFISDATQTDRFRWSHEDPMRKYIEDRKRRQKEERIQQLKDLIEQTSSSSDSSDLDEGTKSSKKKKHHKTHRKKKVKRLKSSHVSVDYDKERKDFKGRIADRGSDYSHDRKRKIKHNNDTDERKKNHKHVSDTDHRKKNHKHVSDTDHRKKRHKQNSDPDERRKKHKNKHYKEKKKGENGKVKKHHKAKHKRE